GATCGGATCCAGCGTGAAGAGCGGATCACCGGGGAAGTACATCTGGGTCACCAACCGCTGGGTGAAGTCGGTGCCGAACAGCGAGAAGTGGATGTGCGCCGGACGCCAGGCGTTGTAGTGGTTCTTCCACGGGTACGGGCCGGGCTTGATCGTCGTGAACTGGTAGCCGCCGTCGTCGTCGGTCAGGCAGCGGCCGACGCCGGTGAAGTTGGGATCGATCGGGGCCGGGTGCTGGTCGCGCTTATGGATGTAGCGGCCGGCGGAGTTCGCCTGCCAGACTTCCACGAGCTGGTTGCGCACCGGCCGGCCGCTGCCGTCAAGGACACGGCCGCGAACGATGATGCGCTCGCCCAGGGGGTCGCCGTTGTGCTGGATGGTCAGGTCGCTCTCCAGCGCGTGGACGTCCTGATGGCCGAACGCCGGTGACCACAGCTCGATGGTTTCGGGGTCAGCGTGGTGCAGGTCCTTGGTGGGATGGCGCAGGATGGAGCTGCGGTACGGCGTGAAATCCCGCCGGGGCT
This genomic interval from Arthrobacter sp. zg-Y820 contains the following:
- the pcaH gene encoding protocatechuate 3,4-dioxygenase subunit beta, producing MEIEEDQFQDSHVITGPDSAQASQDEITAEIREIHGAYGKGVADGRPEETQPRRDFTPYRSSILRHPTKDLHHADPETIELWSPAFGHQDVHALESDLTIQHNGDPLGERIIVRGRVLDGSGRPVRNQLVEVWQANSAGRYIHKRDQHPAPIDPNFTGVGRCLTDDDGGYQFTTIKPGPYPWKNHYNAWRPAHIHFSLFGTDFTQRLVTQMYFPGDPLFTLDPIYQSITDSKARDALVATYDHNVTAHEWATGYNWDIVLSGSNRTWMEEEDAE